A genome region from Littorina saxatilis isolate snail1 linkage group LG16, US_GU_Lsax_2.0, whole genome shotgun sequence includes the following:
- the LOC138950029 gene encoding P2X purinoceptor 7-like — protein MADHEENSETSSVSSLELSCYSSDFEVLNEHDLQPYQFEPELSDAEVEETPDRDDFSESLDRLMSTNWCQCANCAGMGSIRECRCCQEIPEMESLTVSTGVGCITDHPGFRSVCLDHYVLETCYHWYNQQYGRAIQDANERYRYVAYRMLVRWVWKWLGRDIRVTLPACAVARIREQFPSADGQYVGYRDPE, from the exons ATGGCAGACCATGAAGAAAACAGTGAAACAAGCAGCGTTTCTTCACTGGAACTATCGTGCTACAGTAGTGATTTTGAGGTTTTGAATGAACACGATCTTCAACCATACCAGTTTGAACCTGAGCTGTCCGATGCTGAGGTTGAGGAAACACCCGACAGAGACGATTTTAGCGAGTCTCTCGATCGTTTGATGTCCACCAACTG GTGTCAGTGCGCAAACTGTGCAGGCATGGGCTCAATCCGAGAATGCCGCTGTTGTCAAGAAATTCCAGAAATGGAATCACTGACAGTAAGCACAGGGGTGGGCTGCATCACTGACCACCCTGGCTTCAGATCAGTATGCTTGGACCACTATGTCTTGGAGACATGCTATCACTGGTACAACCAGCAGTATGGGAGGGCTATACAGGATGCTAATGA gCGGTATCGGTATGTAGCTTACCGCATGCTTGTGCGGTGGGTCTGGAAATGGCTGGGGAGAGACATCAGGGTCACCTTACCAGCTTGTGCGGTTGCAAGAATTAGAGAACAGTTTCCTAGTGCAGATGGGCAGTACGTGGGTTATAGGGACCCAGAGTAG